The following are encoded together in the Pelodiscus sinensis isolate JC-2024 unplaced genomic scaffold, ASM4963464v1 ctg36, whole genome shotgun sequence genome:
- the LOC142825131 gene encoding uncharacterized protein LOC142825131, with translation MRPTIPLQKWVAIALWKLSTPDSYRSVGNQFGVGRSTVGAVLMQVVKTINRVLLRRVVRLADPDAVIRGFGALGFPNCGGAIDGTHIPIRAPEHQASRYVNRKGYFSVILQAVCDHRGQFTDINVGWSGKAHDARVYRNSSVCQRLQAWTFFPDRHIRVGDVDMPVCLVGDAAYPLQPWLMKPYTGHLNPSRQAFNARLTRARIVVEGAFGQLKACFRCLLTRLDLAEHSIPPVVAACCVLHNLCERKGEAFLPAWMAEADRMAGHYGQPRTAAVREAQRGAIQIREALRESFQMEEEED, from the exons atgaggcccaccatccccctccagaagtgggtggccatcgccctatggaagctctccacgccggacagctaccgatccgtcgggaaccagttcggcgtggggagatccaccgtcggagcggtgctcatgcag gtggtcaagaccatcaaccgggtgctgctccgcagggtggtccgcctcgccgacccggacgccgtcatccggggcttcggcgccctgggcttccccaactgcgggggggccatcgacgggacgcacatccccatccgtgccccggaacaccaggcgtcccggtacgtcaaccgcaaggggtacttctccgtcatcctgcaggccgtgtgtgaccaccggggacagttcacggacattaatgtgggctggtccggcaaagcacacgacgcccgggtgtaccgcaactcctccgtgtgccagcggctgcaggcctggaccttcttccccgaccgccacatcagggtcggggacgtggacatgcccgtctgcctggtgggggatgccgcctacccactgcagccgtggctcatgaagccctacacggggcacctcaatccctcccgccaggccttcaatgccaggctgaccagggcccgcatcgtggtggagggggccttcgggcaactgaaagcctgctttcgatgcctcctcacccgtctggacctggccgagcacagcatccctcccgtggtggcagcatgttgtgtgctccacaatttgtgtgagcggaagggggaggctttcctgccagcctggatggctgaggctgaccgcatggctggacactacggtcagccccgcaccgccgccgtccgggaagcccagcggggggccatccagatccgggaagccctgcgggagagcttccagatggaggaggaggaggactga